The genomic segment CCTTCTCTAGCCTCAATGTAATGTGAGATGCCGTTGTTGTATCCATCATTACTGTCAATTTGGGCGTGCGTTATCTCTTCTGGCGTCAGTGGACAGCAGGGATTTGTAACCGCATGCTCCCAGTGATCACATCCCGAACCCCCAGCGCCACTTCGGACTGTCCGCGCTTTTTCAACGAGGGTTACTGAAACACCTTTATTCCTTGCCGCTGCAATAGCAGCCCAACATCCGGCAATGCCACCACCAAGTATGAGAATGTCTGTATCTAATCTCTGCTCTTCTCCCCACTTAATGGGATATGGCCATTTAAACTCTGTTTGAGACTTTTTCATTTCAGTGAAATCAATCTGTCTTTATAAAAGTGTTTTCACTGCTGCTTTACTTGGTTCCACGCGGTGCAGTTTTTGACTTACTACAACAAATGCAGCGAATTAAAAAATGTAAGTCAATAAAAGTCCAAAATCCACATTTCTCAATCCACTTTTATACAGTACTAGATAATTTGAATACAATGCAATGTGAAGAAAATCTTCTAGTAATAATGGTGTCATTTCCATGTTGTTCAACAATCTAAGAATATCTCATCACATGATGTGTCCCATTTATAAATAAATACTCCATCAAAAATGCTTCTACTGATGTGTACATTCAATCATGAGTCATAAGAAAAAAGTACTTACAGGGTTTTTGATTCTCTCAATTAGCACCTTCACATATTCTTCCTGCAAAAAACATTTAGAAGAGAAAGCTGAGCTGGTATTGTTGAATGGGACTATTTATACCGTAGATGAACATAGACCTCAAGCTGAGGCTCTGGCCATAGAGGGAGATAGATTTGTTTTTATCGGTGATAATGCTGGAGCAAAAAAATATGTTGATGAAAAAACAAGAATAATTGACCTGAAGGGGAAAACAGTTACTCCAGGTCTGATTGACAGCCATGTGCACCTAGAATGGTATGGAAGATACCAAGAAGAGCTACATCTTCATGGAACCACAAACTTTGATGATGTCCTGAAAATAGTAGAGCAGCATGTTAAGAGAATTGAGCCAGGAGAATGGATCATCGGCGCCGGGTGGGATCATGAAGATTGGCCGGACAAAAAACTTCCAACTCATGAAAGACTTTCCGCCATTTCTCCCGAAAACCCCGTATTGCTAGAGAGGGATGGAGCTCATTCAGTTTTGGTAAATGACGCAGCTATGAAGCTTGCAGGTATAGACAAAAAAACAAAGGATATAAAAGGCGGACAAATCATCAGGGATGCAAAGACAGGCGCCCCCACAGGTATCTTCGTTGACAGAGCTAAAACGCTGATTAGCAGTATAAAACCTCAACCTTCTTACGATGACAGAGTGCGCTACATCCTGAATGCGGTTGATTCCTGTATCTCTGTGGGACTCACAAGCGTCCATGATGCAGGAGTTTTTAATGAGCCCAGTTTGGCTTATGAAATCATAGATATTTTTAAGTCATTAGCTGAGAATGGGAGACTAAAAAATCGAGTATATGCCATGTTAGGCGGTAATGAAGTATATCTGGACAATTATTTTGAATACCTTCCTATGATTGGTTACGGAAATCACCATCTTACATTCAGAAGTATAAAGATTGCCATCGATGGTGCCATGGGTTCTCGTGGCGCACTACTTTTAGACGAGTATTCAGATATGCCTGGCCATCGTGGTTCTGTGGTCACTGAATCAGACGCAATTAAGAAGATTGCTATCGGTGCTGTTAATAAAGACTTTCAACTGAACGTTCATGCAATTGGTGACAGCGCCATTCGACTTTCCCTTGATCTATTTGAAGAAGTTGATGCTGATTATCCCATACATGATCGTCGATTCCGAATTGAACATTTGCAGTTAATCTCCCTTGAGGACATTCCACGTTTGGAAAAACTTGGCGTTATTCCATCCATGCAAGCATATCACGCCATCTCCGATATGAACTGGGCAGAATCAAGAGTTGGAAAAGAACGTGTGAAAGGGAATTATGCCTGGCGGAAGGTCCTTGACTCAGGTGTGATCATTGCAGGCGGTTCAGACATCCCCGTAGTGCCTATTGACCCACTATGGAGTATTTACGCATCCGTTACCAGACGGGACATTGACGGACTTCCGGAAGAAGGGTGGTATCCGGAAGAACGTATGTCTCGAGAAGAAGCGTTAAAAAGTTATACAATCTGGGCAGCTTACGCAGCATTTGAAGAAGATCTAAAAGGATCCATCGAAGTGGGAAAGTTAGCAGACCTAGTAGTCTTCTCTAAAGATATCACAAAGATCGCCGCAGAAGAGTTATTAACTACAAAAGCCCTTTTAACTATTGTAGGTGGGGATATCGTTTACAAGCGTAAGGAGTTTGAGTGAGAAAAATGGAATAAAAATCCATTACGGTGACTTTTAATATTTAATATCGGTCCTGCCGACAGTTTTGCCTATATGGCCAACAAGTTTTCCCATGGTATAAAACTCTCCACTGCCAGCAGTCATACCAAAAAATGAGACATTGGGGACAATTAGCCGACCATCTTTATCACATACACTTTCATGGACAGTTGTGGCAACAACATTAGCAAAGAAAACAGTGCGGTTCGGAGGAACATCAATAGTATTAAAAATTCTGCATTCTACTTGAATTGGTGCTTCCTCTACAGTTGGGGCATTAACTTTGACTGCCTTCCCTTCAGTTAGGCCAGAAAGAGCATATTTATCACCCACTTTACTGGAGTTCATATCCACGGTATCAAAAGCGGTAATAATATCTGCTGTGGGAACATTCAAAACGAATTCTTCATGCAATTTAATCAAATTGCCAGCTATGTGATAATCAGCCACACTAATTCCAATTTGGGGCGGTTTGCCTTCAATCACAAAGGTCCATACCACTGAAATTTCGTCCGGATCACCCGGTTTCCCACGAACTGTCAACAGTATTGCTGGGACAGGAGGAATCATCGGTCCATTTTCAGAGAGCCTGAGACGTTTCTTTTTATCCTCTGAGAAAAAACTTGGAATAGTCGCACCGCTCAGGCCAGTCATTAGTGCAGGAAACACGGTCTGTTTCATAAAGATACGACGATTCATAGTTTGCTCCTTTTTGACTCTTCTATTCAAAGATTCTTGACTTTTTCAATCACTGGAATTGGACCTTTCCCAAACCATATAAAAAAGCCGTTCCAAAAGGAACGGCTTTCGAATAATAATGTACGAGTATCTTAGAGCTGGTAGCCGAGTGAAAACCTCATAACAGGATCAAAACTCTCCATTTGGGTCATGGCAACATTCACCGAAATACCGGCCATGTTTACACCAGCTCCAAATGAGAGGGCATCCTGAACAAGGTCACCCATAGTGTAACTGCCGCGAACTTTTATCATGCCCGCAACAGTCATTTCACCGTTCACCGCAATCCGCTGAGCCATATCAGAAAGCTTAATAACGTTTATTCCTGCCATAAGGCCCATATTATCATCACCAAATGCCTGGCCAACCGCACCGAAAGTAAACGTCATGGGCGGAGCGAGGCTGGATTCGGTTTCTGTTTCTACAGGATCAATCGTGGGACCGAAATTGGAGATGACCGCTCCCAGTTGAAGATTTTTATAACCTGTGTTGAATTGCGTTCCCACATCAAAGGCAAGTCCTGAGAGAGATGCATCATCAATATTCTCAGAGACCATCTTTGCAGAACCACCGATGGAGAATTTATCCGAAAGAAAACGTCCATAGCTCACCTGGAGGGCATTATCAGAAGCAGTGAAAGTCTCCATATTCGGTTCAAAAACGTAGGATCCAGACTCCTCCTTCCAGCCTGATTTCATAAAGTCCCCGTAATCTACCGATACAAAACCAACACCCAGAACACCACCAGCCATAGGCATTACAACACCGGCGTTCATGTAGGATGTTTCTACGATCCATTGCGTCATCCCGGCGCTGAATCCCAGACCACCTGCTCTGGCCAAACCCGCAGGGTTCCAGTAAAGCGCTTCCGCACCAGCTGCCTGGGCTGTAAGACCTCCCAGGGCCGCACCACGGGCATCATAATGAAGGTTCAGGAACTTAAACGCTACTGAACCGGATTTGTCTGACACACCTTCCTCATCTCCCTTTTGCGCCATAAGCAGCACAGGAAGAGCTAGGGTGAGAACTGCTGTCCATTTAGTCAGTTTATTAAATCGCATGTCGTTCCTCCCAAGGGTTAGCGGATCACCGCTAGTTTTCCGGTCGCATCGCCTACTTTCCAGAAGTAGACACCGGTTGTGACCTGCGTCCGGTTACGGGACACGAGGTTCCAGTCGAATGAACCAGTCGAACTGATCTTTT from the Candidatus Neomarinimicrobiota bacterium genome contains:
- a CDS encoding PorV/PorQ family protein; amino-acid sequence: MRFNKLTKWTAVLTLALPVLLMAQKGDEEGVSDKSGSVAFKFLNLHYDARGAALGGLTAQAAGAEALYWNPAGLARAGGLGFSAGMTQWIVETSYMNAGVVMPMAGGVLGVGFVSVDYGDFMKSGWKEESGSYVFEPNMETFTASDNALQVSYGRFLSDKFSIGGSAKMVSENIDDASLSGLAFDVGTQFNTGYKNLQLGAVISNFGPTIDPVETETESSLAPPMTFTFGAVGQAFGDDNMGLMAGINVIKLSDMAQRIAVNGEMTVAGMIKVRGSYTMGDLVQDALSFGAGVNMAGISVNVAMTQMESFDPVMRFSLGYQL
- a CDS encoding amidohydrolase, with product MSHKKKVLTGFLILSISTFTYSSCKKHLEEKAELVLLNGTIYTVDEHRPQAEALAIEGDRFVFIGDNAGAKKYVDEKTRIIDLKGKTVTPGLIDSHVHLEWYGRYQEELHLHGTTNFDDVLKIVEQHVKRIEPGEWIIGAGWDHEDWPDKKLPTHERLSAISPENPVLLERDGAHSVLVNDAAMKLAGIDKKTKDIKGGQIIRDAKTGAPTGIFVDRAKTLISSIKPQPSYDDRVRYILNAVDSCISVGLTSVHDAGVFNEPSLAYEIIDIFKSLAENGRLKNRVYAMLGGNEVYLDNYFEYLPMIGYGNHHLTFRSIKIAIDGAMGSRGALLLDEYSDMPGHRGSVVTESDAIKKIAIGAVNKDFQLNVHAIGDSAIRLSLDLFEEVDADYPIHDRRFRIEHLQLISLEDIPRLEKLGVIPSMQAYHAISDMNWAESRVGKERVKGNYAWRKVLDSGVIIAGGSDIPVVPIDPLWSIYASVTRRDIDGLPEEGWYPEERMSREEALKSYTIWAAYAAFEEDLKGSIEVGKLADLVVFSKDITKIAAEELLTTKALLTIVGGDIVYKRKEFE